The Mucilaginibacter mallensis genome has a segment encoding these proteins:
- a CDS encoding M1 family metallopeptidase, with product MNYCRIAMVLLMCACIHSVNAQNTEEVTTKYDQYKVFTPTFYPDKGNEYRTASGAPGSKYWQNRADYKLNVTLDTANHRVSGTDIITYTNNSPDGLSFLWLQVDQNIYREDSRGTATTLPGGRFTNKNFTNGDEIKAVYVIKNGKAEKVDYLVTDTRMQIKLKDTLRSGGSKIQVKIEYAFTVPEYGTDRMGRMLAHDGWIYEIAQWYPRMEVYDDVTGWNVIPYMGGSEFYLDYGDFDFTITAPASLVVVGSGELLNPTEVLTPKIISRLDAAKNSDKTVFIKAAGDVNDKASYPNKPSLTWHFFCKNSRDVSWAASRAFIWDAARINLPGGKKALAQSVYPEESVGQNAWSRSTEYTKAAIELYSNKWFPYTYPVATNVAGNVSGMEYPGIVFCGSDTKNGELWDVTNHEFGHNWFPMIVGSNERKYAWMDEGFNTFLNEVDTKVFNNGEYYKKPDEQKAAPGMFSPDANTIMTLPDVTPDEFSGMSEYEKPALALTILREQILGEERFDYAFQTYIKRWAFKHPTPWDFFHTMDNAAGEDLSWFWNEWFFTTWKLDQAIKGIDYINGNPAEGATITIDNLEEMAMPVTIAVKEENGKTGIVKLPAEIWQKGNEWTFSYKSTSKIISAVIDPDHTLPDINPDNNAYSGLAVPDGTTAKNVVKKYLDAIGGEDKLAAIKRIKITAVASIQGLDLQQTDTYRAPNTFSQEVIVPNYDNSVFSHIDINGDSVLASEKDTRLQLGSIDKSILKEKHKIFPELDYNKPGYSLQLAPMLQILNNQFVYMVTVTTPVGVRIKNYYDQKTGFKLKSEVAVPGNTPTGFEDYREVKDGIMIPYTEQTQSFGQPIDFKVKNAEIN from the coding sequence ATGAACTATTGTAGAATAGCTATGGTGCTTTTAATGTGTGCCTGCATACATAGCGTTAATGCCCAGAACACCGAAGAAGTAACAACTAAATATGATCAGTATAAAGTATTTACGCCTACCTTTTACCCTGATAAAGGGAACGAGTACAGAACCGCCAGCGGTGCGCCCGGATCAAAATACTGGCAAAATCGTGCCGATTATAAACTTAATGTAACGCTTGATACAGCTAATCATAGGGTTAGTGGTACTGATATAATAACTTATACCAATAACAGTCCGGATGGGCTATCATTTTTGTGGTTGCAAGTAGATCAGAATATTTATCGTGAAGACTCGCGTGGTACGGCAACAACCTTGCCCGGTGGTCGCTTTACCAATAAAAATTTTACTAATGGCGACGAGATAAAAGCTGTTTACGTTATAAAAAACGGCAAAGCCGAAAAAGTCGATTACTTGGTTACAGATACCCGGATGCAGATAAAGCTAAAGGATACCCTACGATCAGGCGGCAGCAAAATACAGGTGAAAATAGAATATGCTTTTACTGTACCTGAGTATGGTACCGACAGGATGGGCCGTATGCTTGCCCATGATGGCTGGATATACGAAATAGCCCAATGGTACCCCCGCATGGAGGTTTATGACGATGTTACCGGCTGGAATGTAATCCCATATATGGGTGGTTCTGAATTCTATTTAGATTATGGCGATTTTGATTTTACCATTACCGCTCCGGCAAGCCTTGTAGTGGTAGGTTCAGGTGAGTTACTTAACCCAACTGAGGTATTAACCCCAAAAATTATCAGTCGTTTGGATGCTGCTAAAAACAGTGATAAAACCGTATTTATTAAAGCTGCGGGCGATGTTAATGATAAGGCATCCTATCCGAATAAGCCATCTTTAACCTGGCATTTTTTCTGTAAAAACTCGCGCGATGTATCATGGGCTGCATCAAGGGCATTTATATGGGATGCCGCGCGTATTAATTTACCGGGTGGTAAAAAAGCATTGGCACAATCAGTTTATCCTGAAGAATCTGTTGGGCAGAATGCGTGGAGTCGTTCCACCGAATATACCAAAGCTGCTATTGAATTATACTCAAATAAATGGTTCCCTTACACTTATCCTGTTGCTACAAACGTTGCAGGCAATGTAAGCGGTATGGAGTACCCGGGAATTGTATTTTGTGGCTCTGACACTAAGAATGGTGAACTGTGGGATGTTACCAATCACGAGTTTGGCCATAACTGGTTCCCAATGATAGTAGGATCAAATGAACGCAAATATGCCTGGATGGACGAAGGTTTCAATACCTTTTTAAACGAGGTTGATACCAAAGTTTTTAACAACGGGGAATATTATAAGAAACCAGATGAACAAAAGGCTGCACCCGGCATGTTTTCACCAGATGCGAATACGATAATGACATTGCCTGATGTTACGCCGGATGAGTTTTCCGGAATGTCAGAATATGAAAAACCTGCCCTGGCCTTAACCATATTACGCGAGCAGATATTGGGTGAAGAGCGTTTTGATTATGCTTTTCAGACCTACATTAAACGCTGGGCATTTAAGCATCCTACGCCATGGGATTTTTTCCATACGATGGATAACGCAGCAGGAGAGGACCTCAGCTGGTTTTGGAACGAGTGGTTCTTTACCACGTGGAAATTAGACCAGGCCATAAAAGGGATAGATTATATAAACGGGAACCCTGCCGAAGGGGCAACCATAACCATTGATAACCTGGAAGAAATGGCCATGCCGGTAACCATTGCTGTAAAAGAAGAGAATGGCAAAACAGGTATTGTAAAATTACCTGCCGAAATATGGCAAAAAGGCAACGAGTGGACTTTTTCTTATAAATCAACCTCAAAAATAATATCGGCGGTAATAGATCCTGATCATACTTTGCCTGATATTAACCCCGATAACAATGCTTACAGCGGTTTGGCTGTTCCTGATGGTACGACAGCTAAAAATGTAGTTAAGAAATACCTTGATGCCATAGGTGGCGAAGATAAACTGGCAGCCATTAAAAGAATAAAAATAACTGCTGTTGCCAGCATACAGGGTTTGGATCTGCAACAAACGGATACCTATAGAGCTCCTAATACATTTTCACAAGAAGTTATAGTGCCTAATTATGATAACAGTGTTTTTTCTCATATCGACATTAATGGCGATAGTGTATTAGCCAGTGAGAAAGATACCCGCCTGCAACTTGGTAGCATTGATAAAAGCATTCTGAAAGAAAAGCATAAAATATTCCCCGAGCTGGATTACAATAAACCGGGTTATAGTTTGCAGTTAGCACCAATGCTGCAAATACTCAATAACCAGTTTGTCTACATGGTAACAGTTACCACACCGGTAGGCGTGAGGATAAAAAATTACTACGATCAGAAAACCGGTTTCAAATTGAAGTCAGAAGTAGCTGTTCCGGGCAATACACCTACTGGTTTTGAAGATTACCGCGAGGTGAAGGATGGAATTATGATCCCGTATACTGAACAAACACAGTCATTTGGTCAACCGATTGATTTTAAGGTGAAGAATGCGGAGATAAATTAG
- a CDS encoding glycosyltransferase family 2 protein has product MDISVVVPLYDEVESLPELTSWISRVMDENHFTYEIILVDDGSKDGSWDMIKKLQLNNPYIKGIKFRRNYGKSAALNTGFDATKGDVIITMDADLQDSPDEIPELYRRITEEKYDLISGWKAKRYDPISKTIPTKLFNAATRSMSGIHNLHDFNCGLKAYRSTVVKNIEVYGEMHRYIPVLAKWAGFTKIGEQVVEHRARKYGKTKFGMSRFVNGFLDLLSIFFVGKFGKRPMHFFGTMGVLSFLTGTIIALWLIFEKLYDIEMHLKYSRDVTAQPLFYIALVAIILGSQLFLTGFVAELVARSASERNRYQVEETI; this is encoded by the coding sequence ATGGATATATCAGTTGTAGTACCTTTATATGATGAAGTAGAATCATTACCAGAGCTAACCTCATGGATAAGCCGTGTAATGGATGAAAATCATTTTACTTATGAGATCATCCTGGTGGATGATGGCAGCAAGGATGGATCATGGGATATGATCAAAAAACTGCAGCTTAATAATCCATACATCAAAGGCATAAAATTCAGGCGTAATTATGGTAAGTCGGCTGCCTTAAATACTGGCTTTGATGCTACCAAAGGCGATGTTATTATCACCATGGATGCCGACCTGCAGGATAGCCCCGATGAAATACCTGAATTATACCGCCGTATAACCGAAGAAAAATACGACCTGATATCGGGCTGGAAAGCTAAGCGGTACGACCCGATAAGCAAAACCATCCCTACCAAATTGTTTAACGCTGCTACGCGCAGCATGTCGGGCATACATAACCTGCACGATTTTAACTGCGGATTGAAAGCTTACCGCAGCACAGTAGTAAAAAATATTGAGGTTTATGGCGAAATGCACCGCTATATACCCGTTTTAGCTAAATGGGCTGGCTTTACCAAAATTGGAGAACAGGTAGTTGAGCACCGTGCACGCAAATACGGCAAAACCAAATTCGGGATGAGCCGTTTTGTAAATGGCTTTTTAGATCTGCTATCTATATTCTTTGTTGGCAAATTTGGCAAGCGCCCTATGCACTTTTTTGGCACCATGGGTGTATTGAGCTTTTTAACAGGAACGATTATTGCCCTATGGCTGATATTTGAAAAGCTGTATGATATAGAAATGCATTTAAAATACAGCCGGGATGTAACTGCCCAGCCATTATTTTATATAGCGCTTGTAGCCATCATATTAGGATCGCAATTATTTTTAACCGGCTTTGTTGCCGAACTGGTAGCCCGCAGCGCCAGCGAACGCAACAGATACCAGGTTGAGGAAACCATTTAA
- a CDS encoding glycosyltransferase, whose translation MFFSIIIPLYNRPQEIKELLETLTLQMYKQFEVLVIEDGSVNDAAEIVQSFTDKLDIKYFVKANEGQGFTRNFGFERAKGDYFVVFDSDCLIPADYLQIVNDSLATNWLDAYGGPDDAHPSFTATQKAISYSMTSPFTTGGIRGNKKGIGQFHPRSFNMGISRQVWEKAGGFIITRLGEDIEYSIRIHSMGFEIGLIPDAKVYHKRRTNFLQFYKQLHFFGRARINVYKFFPKGLKAVHFFPAVFTLYIIFTIIANVFCWPIAVLCNVIFAIFILLIFFHSWWKNKSAKIAFLSIIAAFIQLTAYGLGFMQDFWKRIVLKKS comes from the coding sequence ATGTTTTTTTCCATCATCATTCCATTATACAACCGCCCTCAGGAGATCAAAGAATTGCTGGAAACGCTTACGCTGCAAATGTACAAGCAATTTGAAGTTTTAGTGATTGAGGATGGCTCGGTAAATGATGCTGCCGAAATTGTACAAAGCTTTACTGATAAACTAGATATTAAATACTTTGTAAAAGCTAATGAAGGCCAGGGTTTTACCCGCAATTTCGGTTTCGAACGTGCAAAAGGTGATTATTTTGTAGTTTTTGATTCAGACTGCCTCATACCGGCTGATTATTTGCAAATAGTAAATGATAGCCTTGCAACCAACTGGCTGGATGCTTATGGCGGTCCCGATGATGCGCACCCATCATTCACCGCTACCCAAAAAGCTATCAGCTACTCCATGACCTCCCCTTTTACCACCGGAGGTATACGTGGCAATAAAAAAGGGATAGGCCAGTTTCATCCGCGCAGCTTTAATATGGGTATATCCCGCCAGGTATGGGAAAAGGCTGGCGGCTTTATTATAACCCGCCTGGGCGAGGATATTGAATACAGTATCCGCATACATTCCATGGGTTTTGAAATTGGGCTAATACCTGATGCTAAAGTATATCATAAAAGGCGCACTAACTTTTTGCAATTTTACAAACAACTGCATTTTTTCGGCAGGGCGCGCATTAACGTTTATAAATTCTTCCCGAAAGGGTTAAAGGCAGTGCATTTTTTTCCCGCCGTTTTTACATTATATATTATATTTACAATAATAGCTAACGTATTTTGCTGGCCCATAGCGGTTTTATGTAATGTTATATTTGCTATATTTATTTTGTTAATATTTTTTCACTCGTGGTGGAAAAACAAGTCGGCAAAAATTGCATTTTTGAGCATCATAGCTGCCTTTATACAACTTACTGCTTATGGCTTGGGTTTCATGCAGGATTTTTGGAAGCGTATAGTATTAAAGAAATCATAA
- a CDS encoding GH3 auxin-responsive promoter family protein → MGLKAVLSKLYAKLVNKQLNNIRKNAVELQHKTFLKLIDQAKNTAFGQAHHFEQINNYDDFKKHIPVRDYEELRPYIERVTNGEENVLWPGKPLYLTKTSGTTSGVKYIPISKESMPGHIDSARNALLSYVYETGNADFLDGKLIFLQGSPVLSKKSGLDTGRLSGIVAHHIPTYLQKNRMPSYNVNCIEDWEQKVDAIVDETINEDMRLISGIPPWCQMYFDRLTAKSGGKKIKDIFPNFKLFVYGGVNYEPYRARIEESIGFAIDSIETYPASEGFIAFQDSQKDKGLLLQVNSGIFYEFIPVDEFFNDSPTRISLKDIELNKNYALILNTNAGLWGYSLGDTVKFISKDPYKILVTGRIKHFISAFGEHVIGEEVEHSLMSIAKEEGIDVVEFTVAPQVNPAPGELPYHEWFIEFGNEPNDLEAFRQKVDKALQKKNIYYFDLIEGNILQPLVIRSLKKDTFINYMRSQGKLGGQNKVPRLANDRKIVDGLSSYIK, encoded by the coding sequence ATGGGGCTGAAAGCTGTACTGAGCAAATTATACGCTAAACTGGTTAATAAACAACTGAACAACATCCGCAAAAACGCGGTTGAATTGCAGCATAAAACTTTCCTAAAACTTATTGATCAGGCTAAAAATACCGCCTTTGGCCAGGCACATCACTTTGAACAGATCAATAACTATGATGATTTTAAAAAGCATATACCGGTACGCGATTATGAGGAACTCCGCCCTTATATTGAGCGTGTAACCAATGGTGAGGAGAATGTGCTGTGGCCCGGTAAACCCTTATACCTTACCAAAACTTCGGGCACTACATCAGGTGTAAAATATATCCCCATCTCTAAAGAAAGCATGCCTGGCCATATTGATTCGGCCCGGAATGCCTTGCTGAGCTATGTTTATGAAACCGGTAATGCTGATTTTTTAGATGGTAAACTTATCTTTTTACAAGGCAGTCCAGTGCTAAGCAAAAAAAGCGGACTTGATACGGGACGCTTATCGGGTATTGTAGCGCATCATATACCAACATACCTGCAAAAGAACCGTATGCCCAGCTACAACGTAAATTGTATTGAGGATTGGGAGCAAAAAGTGGATGCTATTGTTGATGAAACCATAAACGAGGATATGCGCCTTATATCGGGCATACCACCCTGGTGCCAAATGTATTTCGACAGGCTTACAGCTAAAAGTGGCGGCAAAAAGATAAAGGACATCTTCCCTAATTTTAAGCTGTTTGTATATGGAGGAGTAAACTACGAACCCTACCGCGCACGTATTGAGGAAAGTATCGGCTTTGCGATTGATTCTATAGAAACCTATCCGGCATCTGAAGGCTTCATCGCTTTCCAGGATTCGCAGAAAGACAAGGGTTTGTTGCTGCAGGTTAATTCAGGCATATTTTATGAATTTATTCCAGTTGATGAGTTTTTTAATGATAGCCCGACACGTATCAGCTTAAAAGATATCGAACTAAATAAAAACTATGCGCTCATATTAAACACCAATGCCGGTTTATGGGGCTATAGTTTAGGCGATACGGTGAAATTTATTTCAAAAGACCCGTATAAAATTTTGGTTACCGGCCGCATAAAGCATTTTATATCTGCCTTTGGCGAACATGTGATAGGCGAAGAAGTTGAACATTCATTAATGAGCATTGCAAAAGAGGAAGGGATTGATGTGGTAGAGTTTACGGTTGCACCACAGGTTAACCCGGCGCCGGGAGAACTCCCCTATCATGAATGGTTTATTGAGTTTGGCAACGAGCCGAATGATCTTGAAGCATTCAGGCAAAAAGTGGATAAAGCCTTACAAAAGAAAAATATTTACTACTTTGACCTTATTGAGGGCAACATTTTGCAACCTTTGGTGATCAGAAGCTTGAAAAAAGATACCTTTATAAACTATATGCGTTCGCAGGGAAAATTGGGCGGTCAGAATAAAGTTCCGAGACTAGCAAATGACCGCAAAATTGTGGATGGGCTAAGCAGTTATATCAAATGA
- a CDS encoding 1-deoxy-D-xylulose-5-phosphate reductoisomerase: protein MNIKNIAILGSTGSIGTQALDVIGRNPDLFRAYVLTAQNNADLLIAQALQFNPVYVIICNKNKYQYIKDALANTDVQVLAGVEAITDMVTHPEINMVLTAMVGFSGLEPTIAAIKAGKDIALANKETLVVAGELITDLATKHNVKLLPVDSEHSAIFQCLAGEENNSIEKIILTASGGPFRGKDLDFLAKVLREDALKHPNWVMGAKITIDSASLMNKGLEVIEARWLFGLDADQIDVIVHPQSIIHSMVQFQDGSIKAQMGLPDMKLPIQYAFAYPNRLQNNFKRFDFTSYPNLTFEKPDIKTFRNLALAFDALNKGGNMPCIINAANEIAVSGFLNNSIGFLAMSEIIETCMQKIEHKANPTLDDYLNTDKETRIFAQNLIKQMPLKALQFDIKQ from the coding sequence TTGAATATTAAAAACATAGCTATTCTTGGTTCAACCGGCAGCATAGGTACGCAGGCGCTGGATGTTATCGGCAGAAATCCTGACCTTTTCAGGGCTTATGTGTTAACGGCCCAAAATAATGCCGATCTGCTTATAGCACAAGCCCTGCAATTTAACCCGGTTTATGTAATCATCTGCAATAAAAACAAATACCAGTATATAAAAGACGCGCTTGCTAATACCGATGTACAGGTATTAGCCGGTGTTGAAGCTATTACTGATATGGTTACCCATCCCGAGATCAACATGGTTTTAACGGCTATGGTTGGCTTTTCGGGCCTGGAACCTACCATCGCTGCTATAAAAGCGGGTAAAGACATCGCGTTAGCCAATAAAGAAACATTGGTTGTTGCCGGTGAATTAATAACCGACCTGGCTACCAAACATAACGTTAAGCTGCTACCAGTAGATTCTGAGCACTCAGCAATATTCCAATGCCTTGCAGGTGAGGAAAATAACTCTATTGAAAAGATAATACTAACTGCTTCCGGTGGCCCGTTCAGGGGGAAAGATCTTGATTTTCTGGCTAAAGTATTGCGCGAAGATGCCTTAAAACACCCTAACTGGGTAATGGGTGCCAAAATAACTATCGACTCGGCATCATTAATGAACAAGGGACTGGAAGTTATTGAGGCCAGATGGTTATTTGGTTTGGATGCCGATCAGATTGATGTGATCGTACACCCACAATCAATCATCCATTCTATGGTTCAGTTTCAGGATGGCTCTATAAAAGCACAGATGGGTTTGCCTGATATGAAGCTGCCTATACAGTACGCTTTTGCTTATCCTAATCGTTTACAAAACAATTTTAAGCGTTTCGACTTTACTAGTTACCCTAACCTTACGTTTGAAAAACCGGATATAAAAACTTTTCGTAATCTTGCGTTAGCGTTTGATGCGTTGAACAAGGGTGGAAACATGCCTTGTATCATAAATGCGGCTAATGAAATAGCGGTTAGTGGTTTTTTGAATAACAGTATTGGTTTTTTAGCCATGAGCGAGATCATTGAAACTTGTATGCAAAAGATAGAGCATAAAGCTAATCCAACGCTCGACGACTATTTGAATACTGATAAAGAAACACGCATCTTTGCACAAAATTTAATAAAACAAATGCCGTTAAAGGCATTACAATTTGATATAAAACAATAA
- the rseP gene encoding RIP metalloprotease RseP: MSIVIMVGQLILGLSILVILHELGHFLAARAFGIKVEKFYLFFDAWNFSLFKFNYKGVEYGVGWLPLGGYVKIAGMIDESMDTEQLAGPPQPWEFRSKPAWQRLIVMLAGITVNIVLGIFIFWMLTVKYGETYTPNDSLKYGIVPGTVGEKMGLKAGDVIYAVNGIPVKRFEDLTSTDVLLNRSVLNVLRGTQKLDIPVPAGILNDLSDHGIDQFISRVPRTTFAVDSVVAGSNAQKSGLLKGDSIVAINNHTIAFFDELQSQLLLDKNSKIQLSVKRHGELKQLTAQVTPEGTIGFAPKIDFPKQDTVNYGFFGSLPVGASKAWGTFTDDAKGLGKVFKGDVKFNKAVSGPVAIATMFGSQINWVRFWSLVGLLSMVLAFTNLLPIPALDGGHSLFLLIEMIKGKPLSDKFLERAQIVGFVLLVTLMVFVFGNDIVKQIVKH, from the coding sequence ATGAGTATAGTAATAATGGTTGGCCAGTTAATACTGGGACTTTCGATTTTAGTGATTTTACATGAACTGGGCCATTTTTTAGCTGCAAGGGCATTCGGAATTAAGGTAGAAAAATTCTACCTGTTTTTTGATGCCTGGAACTTTAGTCTGTTTAAATTTAACTATAAAGGTGTTGAATATGGTGTAGGATGGCTGCCTTTAGGTGGCTACGTAAAAATTGCCGGTATGATTGATGAATCAATGGATACCGAGCAACTGGCAGGTCCGCCGCAACCATGGGAGTTCCGTTCGAAACCGGCATGGCAGCGTTTAATCGTAATGCTTGCGGGTATTACAGTTAACATTGTACTAGGCATATTTATATTCTGGATGCTGACTGTAAAGTATGGCGAAACCTACACCCCTAACGACAGCTTGAAATATGGTATTGTACCCGGTACCGTTGGCGAAAAAATGGGCTTGAAAGCCGGCGATGTGATCTATGCAGTTAATGGTATCCCTGTTAAACGTTTTGAAGATCTTACCAGTACCGATGTATTGCTTAACCGCTCTGTATTGAACGTATTACGCGGCACACAAAAATTAGATATCCCTGTCCCTGCGGGGATTTTGAATGACTTGTCTGATCACGGCATAGATCAATTTATCAGCAGGGTACCAAGAACCACTTTCGCTGTCGATTCTGTAGTAGCTGGCAGTAACGCGCAAAAGTCCGGATTACTGAAAGGTGATAGTATTGTTGCAATAAACAATCATACTATTGCATTTTTTGATGAACTGCAGTCACAACTATTGCTTGATAAAAACAGCAAGATACAATTATCAGTAAAACGCCATGGGGAGTTAAAACAACTTACCGCACAGGTGACACCTGAGGGCACAATTGGTTTTGCACCCAAAATAGATTTCCCTAAACAGGATACGGTAAATTATGGTTTTTTTGGTTCATTACCTGTAGGTGCTTCAAAAGCATGGGGCACATTTACTGATGATGCTAAGGGATTAGGCAAAGTATTTAAAGGCGATGTAAAGTTCAATAAAGCCGTTAGCGGCCCGGTAGCTATAGCAACCATGTTCGGCAGTCAGATAAACTGGGTGCGTTTCTGGAGCCTCGTAGGCCTGTTGTCAATGGTATTGGCGTTTACAAACCTGTTACCTATCCCGGCACTGGATGGCGGTCATTCTTTATTTTTACTTATAGAGATGATAAAGGGCAAACCACTAAGCGATAAATTTTTAGAACGTGCTCAAATAGTTGGCTTTGTATTATTGGTAACCTTAATGGTATTTGTTTTTGGTAACGATATTGTAAAACAGATTGTTAAACATTAA
- a CDS encoding DUF4199 domain-containing protein: METKLPSSNQTAFKWAIIYVIISIVITYTFQFLNIDQSSSAKYLGYIPFIAFMFLAQKEYKDQHGGYITFSEGLATGFKYAVISGIIMAIFIYIYLTFLSPQIFDQALSTQRDAMVQKGMSSDQIDKAMDIAKRLGPMIGAVVLAILTAIIGVVLALIGAAIFKNEKPPFDINDETTYVDPAV; encoded by the coding sequence ATGGAAACCAAATTACCAAGTTCAAATCAAACAGCCTTTAAATGGGCTATAATTTATGTTATTATTTCTATAGTAATAACGTATACATTCCAGTTTTTAAATATTGATCAAAGTTCATCAGCTAAATATTTGGGATATATCCCTTTTATTGCCTTTATGTTTTTGGCGCAAAAAGAGTATAAAGATCAGCATGGGGGGTACATTACATTTAGTGAGGGGCTTGCAACCGGATTTAAATATGCCGTTATATCAGGCATAATAATGGCGATATTTATATACATATATTTGACCTTTTTAAGTCCACAAATTTTTGATCAGGCATTAAGCACCCAACGGGATGCAATGGTACAAAAAGGAATGTCAAGCGATCAGATTGACAAAGCGATGGATATTGCAAAAAGATTAGGACCAATGATCGGTGCTGTAGTTTTAGCTATTTTAACAGCTATTATTGGTGTGGTACTGGCCTTAATAGGCGCTGCCATATTTAAAAATGAAAAACCACCCTTTGATATCAATGACGAAACCACTTATGTTGACCCCGCAGTTTAG
- a CDS encoding DUF4199 domain-containing protein, which yields MPEESIDSRVRKGGLIRGLILGFIVLALSIVSFYFITSASTTPVMALVVLYGFSTIIPLAAAIYFAFNLRSTVGGYLTFKQAVTGAFVMVLTSYVLLVIGRDLAFVKLAEPDMAPKTETAMLKNSADMYKQQGIPQAKIDIKIAEMRKQFGDGQGTSVGGIVTNFVENIILLFVLAILIGAISKKESPTYLKA from the coding sequence ATGCCAGAAGAAAGTATTGATAGCCGGGTTAGAAAAGGTGGTTTAATAAGGGGTTTGATTTTAGGTTTTATCGTATTGGCGCTATCCATAGTTTCATTTTACTTTATAACATCTGCCAGCACAACCCCCGTTATGGCATTAGTGGTGCTTTATGGATTTTCAACCATTATACCGCTTGCTGCTGCTATTTATTTTGCATTTAATTTAAGAAGTACGGTTGGCGGGTACCTCACTTTTAAGCAGGCGGTAACGGGTGCTTTTGTTATGGTACTTACCAGTTATGTTTTGTTAGTTATTGGCAGGGACCTGGCGTTTGTTAAATTGGCTGAGCCTGATATGGCCCCAAAAACGGAAACTGCCATGCTGAAAAACTCTGCAGATATGTACAAGCAACAGGGTATACCACAAGCAAAGATCGATATAAAGATAGCTGAGATGAGAAAACAATTTGGGGATGGGCAGGGGACAAGTGTTGGCGGTATAGTAACAAATTTTGTTGAGAATATTATACTTTTATTTGTACTGGCTATATTAATTGGGGCGATCAGTAAAAAAGAATCACCAACTTATCTAAAGGCATAA